From the Streptococcus sp. 29887 genome, one window contains:
- the glmM gene encoding phosphoglucosamine mutase, giving the protein MGKYFGTDGVRGEANVELTPELAFKLGRFGGYVLSQHETDVPRVFVARDTRISGQMLEAALVAGLLSAGIHVYKLGVLATPGVAHLVKTEKASAGVMISASHNPAQDNGIKFFAGDGFKLDDALEAEIEALLDAEEDTLPRPSAQGLGDVVDYPEGLRKYESFLVSTGIQLEGMKVALDTANGAASTSARQIFADLGADLTVMAENPDGLNINEGVGSTHPEKLQELVKETGSQIGLAFDGDSDRLIAVDENGDLVDGDRIMYIVGKYLSEKGLLAKNTIVTTVMSNLGFHKALDREGIEKAVTAVGDRYVVEEMRKGGYNVGGEQSGHVILMDYNTTGDGQLTAVQLTKIMKETGKKLSELAAEVTIYPQKLVNIRVENSMKDKAMEVPAIAAIIEKMEAEMAGNGRILVRPSGTEPLLRVMAEAPTDAEVDYYVDTIADVVRAEIGLD; this is encoded by the coding sequence ATGGGTAAATATTTTGGTACGGATGGTGTCCGTGGAGAAGCAAACGTAGAATTGACGCCGGAATTGGCATTTAAACTAGGTCGTTTTGGCGGCTATGTTCTCAGTCAGCATGAAACAGATGTTCCCCGTGTCTTTGTGGCGCGTGATACTCGTATCTCAGGTCAGATGTTGGAAGCTGCCTTGGTAGCGGGACTGTTGTCAGCTGGAATTCATGTCTATAAGCTTGGCGTGCTTGCAACACCAGGTGTAGCTCACTTGGTCAAAACAGAAAAAGCGAGTGCGGGTGTCATGATCTCAGCCAGCCACAACCCTGCCCAAGATAACGGAATAAAGTTCTTTGCAGGTGATGGCTTTAAACTTGATGATGCCTTAGAAGCGGAAATCGAAGCCCTCTTGGATGCCGAAGAAGATACCCTTCCTCGTCCCTCAGCACAAGGTTTGGGCGATGTGGTTGATTATCCAGAAGGTTTGCGTAAATATGAATCCTTCCTTGTATCGACTGGTATCCAGTTGGAAGGCATGAAAGTGGCCTTGGACACTGCCAACGGTGCAGCCTCAACTTCTGCCCGTCAAATCTTTGCAGATTTGGGAGCTGATTTAACAGTCATGGCTGAGAACCCAGATGGTTTGAACATCAACGAAGGAGTTGGATCAACCCACCCAGAAAAACTGCAGGAATTGGTGAAAGAAACTGGCAGTCAAATCGGTCTTGCCTTTGATGGTGATAGTGACCGCTTGATTGCTGTTGATGAAAATGGTGACTTGGTCGATGGCGACCGTATCATGTATATCGTCGGCAAGTACCTATCTGAAAAAGGACTTTTGGCCAAAAATACCATTGTGACAACCGTTATGTCCAACCTTGGTTTCCATAAGGCTTTGGACCGTGAGGGGATTGAAAAAGCTGTGACCGCAGTCGGCGACCGTTATGTTGTAGAAGAAATGCGTAAAGGTGGCTACAATGTCGGTGGTGAGCAGTCTGGACATGTGATTCTGATGGATTATAACACCACAGGTGACGGCCAGTTGACCGCTGTGCAATTGACCAAGATCATGAAAGAAACTGGTAAGAAGTTGTCAGAATTGGCAGCAGAAGTGACCATTTACCCACAAAAATTGGTCAATATCCGTGTGGAAAACAGCATGAAAGACAAGGCAATGGAAGTGCCTGCTATTGCAGCTATCATCGAGAAGATGGAAGCAGAAATGGCTGGCAACGGTCGTATCTTGGTTCGCCCAAGTGGTACCGAGCCCCTCTTGCGTGTCATGGCAGAAGCGCCAACGGATGCTGAGGTCGATTACTATGTGGACACCATTGCTGATGTGGTCCGTGCAGAGATTGGTTTAGATTAA
- a CDS encoding YbbR-like domain-containing protein, which translates to MQEKFKAVGHLLLSLFLALLLFFYATTTNYKNSETAAQNTESETYVHTLNNVPIDIEYDTSKYFISGFSSTVTVELRGSNRVLLQRESDEATRTFQIVANLKELDAGTNTVKLQLANLPAGVTATLAPDAITVKIGKRVSKALPVEAKVYSNQLAEGYSLSKVSVNVDTVKVTTDDETMAKIDRIEAIAVDVSNLSANYSGIAKLQAVDSDGNVLPVVLSQTEANMQVVITKTK; encoded by the coding sequence ATGCAAGAAAAATTTAAAGCTGTAGGTCACTTGCTTCTCTCCTTGTTTTTAGCACTCTTACTCTTTTTCTACGCAACTACAACCAATTATAAAAATTCGGAAACAGCCGCTCAGAATACAGAGTCAGAAACCTACGTTCACACCTTGAACAATGTTCCGATTGATATTGAATATGATACCAGTAAATATTTTATTTCGGGATTTTCTTCAACGGTAACGGTCGAATTGAGAGGTTCCAATCGTGTGCTCTTGCAACGGGAATCCGATGAAGCCACCAGAACTTTTCAGATTGTTGCAAATTTAAAAGAATTGGATGCTGGAACCAATACCGTCAAACTCCAGTTAGCCAATCTGCCAGCAGGAGTGACAGCCACCCTGGCACCAGATGCTATTACGGTTAAAATTGGAAAACGGGTCAGCAAGGCTCTGCCTGTTGAGGCTAAAGTTTATAGCAATCAGTTGGCAGAAGGCTATAGTCTTTCTAAGGTTTCGGTTAATGTCGATACTGTAAAAGTAACGACTGATGATGAAACCATGGCTAAGATTGATCGCATTGAAGCCATTGCCGTAGACGTAAGCAACCTTTCTGCAAACTATAGTGGAATTGCCAAACTTCAGGCAGTCGACAGTGATGGCAATGTCTTGCCAGTTGTACTGTCACAAACAGAAGCAAATATGCAAGTTGTGATAACAAAAACGAAATAA
- the cdaA gene encoding diadenylate cyclase CdaA produces MLNLSQLLDAGYWSSLIASPWIAILHLIDISIVVYLIYNFSKAIAGTKIMTLIRGVFLFIIAQLLASLFGLQTIAWLINQVITYGVIAAVVIFTPELRAMLEKLGRTTQIFSANTLSTEEKLIDAFVKSVAYMSPRKIGALVAIEQAQTLQEYRATGISLNADISRELLINIFIPNTPLHDGAVIIKEDKVAVSCAYLPLSESAGISKEFGTRHRAAIGLSEVSDAFVFIVSEETGSISIAHNGNFKHDLSLEEFEEELWTIFGSDNQEKNTFLKRLRGGKHARKI; encoded by the coding sequence ATGTTAAATTTAAGCCAGTTATTAGATGCTGGTTATTGGTCAAGTTTGATCGCTAGTCCCTGGATAGCGATTCTACACTTGATTGACATCAGTATCGTTGTTTATTTAATCTATAATTTTAGTAAGGCCATTGCTGGTACGAAGATTATGACCCTTATTCGAGGGGTATTTCTTTTTATCATTGCACAACTTCTAGCTAGCCTATTTGGTTTACAGACCATTGCCTGGTTGATCAATCAAGTCATTACCTATGGAGTGATTGCAGCAGTTGTGATTTTTACCCCAGAATTGCGGGCCATGCTCGAAAAACTGGGACGGACAACACAGATTTTTTCTGCCAATACCTTGAGTACAGAAGAAAAGTTAATCGATGCTTTTGTAAAGTCGGTTGCCTATATGTCTCCCCGTAAAATTGGAGCCCTCGTTGCTATTGAGCAAGCTCAAACCTTGCAAGAATATAGGGCAACGGGTATCTCGCTGAACGCAGATATTTCTCGCGAGTTATTGATCAATATTTTCATTCCTAATACTCCACTGCATGATGGAGCGGTTATCATCAAAGAGGACAAGGTAGCAGTTTCTTGTGCCTATCTTCCCTTGTCTGAAAGTGCGGGAATTTCAAAAGAATTTGGCACTCGTCACCGCGCAGCCATTGGTCTATCAGAAGTTTCGGATGCCTTTGTCTTTATTGTTTCCGAGGAAACGGGCAGTATTTCGATTGCTCATAATGGTAATTTCAAGCATGATTTGAGCTTGGAAGAATTTGAGGAAGAATTGTGGACAATTTTCGGTTCTGACAATCAAGAGAAAAACACATTCTTGAAGCGATTGAGAGGAGGCAAGCATGCAAGAAAAATTTAA
- the murT gene encoding lipid II isoglutaminyl synthase subunit MurT, which translates to MKLNTLLGIAAGKASQFVLNKLGRGTTLPGKIALTFDKHILDSLAKDYEVVVITGTNGKTLTTALTVGILQEAFGEITTNTSGANMITGITATFLSAKKNKNGKKIAVLEIDEASLARVTDFIKPSLIVFTNIFRDQMDRYGEIYTTYQMILDGAAKAPQATILANGDSPLFNSTSIINPVKYYGFATEEHEPRLAHYNTEGVLCPHCHQIIQYKLNTYANLGSYICSNCGFSRPDLDYKLTELKEITNTSSTFAIDGQDYKINIGGLYNIYNALAAVSVAAFFGVSPEKIKAGFDKSKAVFGRQETFKLGDKDCTLVLIKNPVGATQAIEMMKLAPYDFSLSVLLNANYADGIDTSWIWDADFEQITQMDIPQVFAGGVRSSEIARRLRVTGYPEDQITETPKLEDIMTLIEQSSSQHAYILATYTAMLEFRDLLAQRQAVGKEMK; encoded by the coding sequence ATGAAATTAAATACATTATTAGGGATTGCCGCAGGGAAAGCCAGCCAGTTTGTCCTCAACAAACTCGGACGGGGTACCACTCTGCCTGGTAAAATTGCCCTCACATTTGATAAACACATTTTAGATAGTTTGGCTAAGGATTACGAAGTCGTTGTCATCACTGGTACCAATGGCAAGACTTTGACAACTGCCTTGACCGTTGGTATCCTTCAGGAAGCTTTTGGAGAAATTACGACCAACACCAGCGGTGCCAATATGATTACAGGGATTACGGCAACATTTTTATCAGCCAAGAAAAATAAAAACGGCAAGAAGATTGCCGTCTTGGAGATTGACGAAGCCAGCCTGGCCCGTGTGACCGACTTTATCAAGCCTAGCCTGATTGTCTTTACCAATATCTTCCGCGACCAAATGGACCGTTACGGTGAGATTTATACCACCTACCAGATGATTTTGGACGGAGCTGCAAAAGCTCCACAAGCAACCATTTTGGCCAACGGTGACAGCCCGCTTTTCAACTCGACGAGCATTATCAATCCAGTTAAATACTACGGTTTTGCGACGGAAGAGCATGAGCCTCGTCTGGCCCATTACAATACCGAAGGTGTTCTCTGCCCGCATTGCCACCAGATTATCCAGTACAAGCTCAATACCTACGCTAACTTGGGTAGCTATATATGTAGCAACTGTGGCTTTAGCCGACCTGATCTGGACTACAAGTTGACTGAGTTGAAAGAAATCACCAATACCTCTTCTACCTTTGCCATTGACGGTCAGGATTACAAAATCAACATCGGTGGGCTTTACAATATCTACAATGCCCTAGCAGCTGTCAGCGTAGCAGCATTTTTCGGCGTATCTCCTGAGAAAATCAAGGCTGGTTTTGACAAGTCCAAGGCAGTCTTTGGTCGCCAAGAAACCTTTAAACTCGGTGATAAGGATTGTACCTTGGTCCTCATTAAAAACCCTGTCGGTGCAACCCAGGCCATTGAAATGATGAAACTGGCTCCATACGATTTTAGCCTATCTGTTCTTCTCAATGCCAACTACGCTGACGGGATTGACACCAGCTGGATTTGGGATGCTGACTTTGAACAAATCACTCAAATGGACATTCCACAAGTCTTTGCAGGCGGTGTGCGTTCATCTGAAATTGCTCGTCGCCTCCGTGTGACTGGCTATCCAGAGGACCAGATTACTGAAACGCCAAAACTGGAAGACATCATGACCTTGATTGAACAGTCAAGCAGTCAGCACGCTTATATTCTAGCCACCTATACGGCTATGTTGGAATTCCGCGACCTGCTGGCTCAACGCCAAGCCGTTGGAAAGGAGATGAAATAA
- the gatD gene encoding lipid II isoglutaminyl synthase subunit GatD, giving the protein MVYTSLKSPAKDYTYDLHIAHLYGDLMNTYGDNGNILMLKYVAEKLGARVQVDIVSLTDEFDKDFYDIAFFGGGQDYEQSILAKDLPTKKDSLADFIENDGVMLAICGGFQLLGQYYIEAGGRKIDGLGIMGHYTLNQTNNRYIGDIKIHNEEFNETYYGFENHQGRTFLADNQKPLGKVVYGNGNNKEDGGEGLHYKNTFGSYFHGPILSRNANLAYRLVTTALRKKYGQDIQLASYADILSKEVAEEYGDVKSKAEFDK; this is encoded by the coding sequence ATGGTCTATACGTCATTAAAAAGTCCTGCAAAAGACTACACTTACGATCTCCACATCGCCCACCTCTACGGTGATTTGATGAACACCTACGGGGACAACGGCAACATCCTCATGCTCAAGTATGTGGCTGAAAAGCTGGGGGCTCGTGTTCAGGTGGACATCGTTTCCCTGACAGATGAATTTGACAAGGATTTCTACGACATCGCCTTTTTCGGCGGTGGACAGGACTATGAACAATCCATTCTTGCTAAGGATTTACCGACTAAAAAAGACAGCCTAGCAGACTTTATCGAAAACGATGGTGTCATGTTGGCCATCTGCGGTGGCTTCCAGTTGCTCGGTCAATACTACATCGAAGCTGGCGGCCGCAAGATTGACGGTCTAGGTATCATGGGACACTACACCCTCAACCAGACCAATAACCGCTACATCGGTGACATCAAAATTCACAATGAGGAGTTCAACGAAACCTACTACGGTTTTGAAAACCACCAAGGTCGCACCTTCCTAGCTGACAACCAAAAACCGCTGGGCAAGGTGGTCTATGGTAATGGCAATAACAAGGAAGACGGCGGCGAAGGCTTACACTATAAGAATACCTTTGGTAGCTACTTCCACGGACCAATCTTATCCCGCAATGCTAACCTGGCCTACCGCCTGGTCACAACTGCCCTCCGTAAAAAATATGGACAAGACATCCAACTTGCCAGCTACGCTGACATCCTCAGCAAAGAAGTCGCTGAAGAATACGGAGATGTGAAAAGCAAGGCAGAATTTGATAAATAA
- the erm(B) gene encoding 23S rRNA (adenine(2058)-N(6))-methyltransferase Erm(B) has protein sequence MNKNIKYSQNFLTSEKVLNQIIKQLNLKETDTVYEIGTGKGHLTTKLAKISKQVTSIELDSHLFNLSSEKLKLNTRVTLIHQDILQFQFPNKQRYKIVGNIPFHLSTQIIKKVVFESHASDIYLIVEEGFYKRTLDIHRTLGLLLHTQVSIQQLLKLPAECFHPKPKVNSVLIKLTRHTTDVPDKYWKLYTYFVSKWVNREYRQLFTKNQFHQAMKHAKVNNLSTVTYEQVLSIFNSYLLFNGRK, from the coding sequence ATGAACAAAAATATAAAATATTCTCAAAACTTTTTAACGAGTGAAAAAGTACTCAACCAAATAATAAAACAATTGAATTTAAAAGAAACCGATACCGTTTACGAAATTGGAACAGGTAAAGGGCATTTAACGACGAAACTGGCTAAAATAAGTAAACAGGTAACGTCTATTGAATTAGACAGTCATCTATTCAACTTATCGTCAGAAAAATTAAAACTGAATACTCGTGTCACTTTAATTCACCAAGATATTCTACAGTTTCAATTCCCTAACAAACAGAGGTATAAAATTGTTGGGAATATTCCTTTCCATTTAAGCACACAAATTATTAAAAAAGTGGTTTTTGAAAGCCATGCGTCTGACATCTATCTGATTGTTGAAGAAGGATTCTACAAGCGTACCTTGGATATTCACCGAACACTAGGGTTGCTCTTGCACACTCAAGTCTCGATTCAGCAATTGCTTAAGCTGCCAGCGGAATGCTTTCATCCTAAACCAAAAGTAAACAGTGTCTTAATAAAACTTACCCGCCATACCACAGATGTTCCAGATAAATATTGGAAGCTATATACGTACTTTGTTTCAAAATGGGTCAATCGAGAATATCGTCAACTGTTTACTAAAAATCAGTTTCATCAAGCAATGAAACACGCCAAAGTAAACAATTTAAGTACCGTTACTTATGAGCAAGTATTGTCTATTTTTAATAGTTATCTATTATTTAACGGGAGGAAATAA
- a CDS encoding 23S rRNA methyltransferase attenuation leader peptide, which translates to MRHVGIQNVDKTSTVLKQTKNSDYADK; encoded by the coding sequence ATTCGTCATGTTGGTATTCAAAATGTAGATAAAACATCTACTGTTTTGAAACAGACTAAAAACAGTGATTACGCAGATAAATAA
- a CDS encoding methyltransferase domain-containing protein → MTKHQRFANSDQFFACPHCGQGLGLDLNSLRCPNRHTFDIAKQGYVNLAPQVKQSANYHKSSFENRQAFLEAGYYDHLYEALEGKIAELGLRSVLDIGCGEGFYSRKLAEKMDLDILAFDISKDSIILAAKSDRTKSVKWFVGDLTKLPIQDKTIDGILDIFSPANYQEFARVLKNGGAILKLVPGPNHLKELRHLAKDQLRKESYDNQDIVDHFKSYLGQVEQVLVSRTMPITVAHAQVLADMTPLFFQVDQSKLDLSQLTEITIEGLLLIGTI, encoded by the coding sequence ATGACCAAACACCAACGTTTTGCCAATAGCGACCAATTTTTCGCCTGTCCACATTGTGGGCAGGGTCTTGGTCTTGACCTCAACAGCCTCCGCTGTCCCAACCGTCATACCTTCGACATTGCCAAGCAGGGCTACGTCAACCTGGCACCCCAGGTCAAGCAGTCCGCCAACTACCACAAGTCTAGCTTTGAAAACCGTCAGGCCTTTTTAGAGGCGGGCTATTACGATCATCTCTACGAGGCTTTGGAGGGGAAAATAGCAGAGCTGGGCTTGCGGTCTGTCTTGGATATCGGCTGTGGGGAGGGCTTTTATTCCCGTAAGTTAGCCGAGAAAATGGACTTGGACATTCTTGCTTTTGATATTTCCAAGGATTCCATTATCTTGGCAGCCAAATCTGACAGGACCAAGTCGGTCAAATGGTTTGTCGGTGACTTGACCAAGTTGCCCATTCAAGACAAGACGATTGACGGGATCTTGGATATCTTTTCCCCAGCCAATTATCAGGAGTTTGCCAGAGTGTTAAAAAATGGTGGGGCAATTCTAAAATTAGTTCCAGGACCAAATCACCTCAAGGAGCTCCGCCATTTAGCCAAAGACCAACTCCGCAAGGAGTCCTATGACAACCAGGATATCGTGGACCATTTCAAGTCTTACCTGGGACAGGTAGAGCAAGTGCTGGTCAGTCGAACCATGCCCATAACTGTCGCCCATGCTCAAGTCTTGGCAGATATGACCCCCCTCTTTTTCCAAGTAGACCAGTCCAAGCTGGACTTGAGCCAGTTGACCGAGATTACGATTGAGGGATTGCTCTTGATTGGAACTATATAA
- a CDS encoding DUF3955 domain-containing protein, producing the protein MNFGQQIKDLRKKEGLTQEQFALKLNVTRQGVSNWENDKNLPDLELLILMSSVFSISLDHLILGGTDMNNMTEKLVKDGREGRRTQMHLTITIIGTFLMLLGFVCFVIKANSVEYIDAEGILHENFYLIPVGYLLVFTGAIATLLSGLALHRFRKENK; encoded by the coding sequence ATGAACTTTGGACAGCAAATCAAAGACTTACGTAAGAAGGAAGGCTTGACCCAGGAGCAGTTTGCCCTCAAACTCAATGTGACCAGGCAGGGCGTATCCAACTGGGAAAATGACAAAAACCTGCCCGACTTGGAACTCTTGATTCTCATGTCCTCTGTCTTTTCGATCTCCTTAGATCACCTTATCTTAGGAGGAACTGACATGAACAATATGACAGAAAAACTTGTAAAAGACGGTCGCGAAGGCCGCCGTACCCAGATGCACCTGACCATTACCATTATCGGCACTTTTCTCATGCTTCTCGGATTCGTCTGCTTTGTCATCAAGGCAAACTCGGTCGAGTATATCGATGCCGAGGGCATTCTGCATGAAAATTTTTATCTCATTCCAGTCGGCTACTTGCTGGTCTTTACAGGAGCCATTGCCACGCTCCTATCAGGACTAGCCCTGCACCGCTTTAGAAAAGAAAATAAGTAA